Proteins encoded together in one Triticum dicoccoides isolate Atlit2015 ecotype Zavitan chromosome 7B, WEW_v2.0, whole genome shotgun sequence window:
- the LOC119335898 gene encoding disease resistance protein RGA5-like gives MSEIVNNLLGKVANLLGDECQKLIGVEDHVRFLEDELSTMKAFLEELGLRDELDPLTKNWRDRVRDMAYDMEDCIDDFLLDVGSTNDNAGFIARTTELVKTLWARHQFTSQIQELKDRAIEANHRRKRYKLDDSSNSTSDLVAVDPRVSALYKEAASLVGIDGPREELVGWLADGEQELKVVSIVGFGGLGKTTLAKQVYDNIGQQFNCKAFVSVSQRPDMAGLLTGLKLKLGGNKTSGTHEVQDIISELREHLIDKRYFVVVDDLWDRPTWDIISGAFPDSGNGSRIIVTTRVEDVARLACHNRQQCVYKMKPLNDQDSKRLFFSRVFGHEDVNPSQYEEVSTEILKRCGGLPLAVTTIAGILASRPGILRQDWESIRSYLGVQSATDLTMKGMRHILNLSYMHLPAHLRVCSLHLGMHPEDHEIMRDDLVRQWIAERLVSSLPGLDLEDVGRSYFNELINRSFIQPERTVAGDVVSCRVHDMIRDVIISKCEKENFMSVVYNSEDMARLHKCKLKVRRLFLSSSSNDTVSRTTATSLSKVRSIVSFGESKYLLSRYLRVLFIENWKIHTVDLSDISGLFHLRYLKVKAKGIKLPSELKGLVHLETLELTDGSIPSDVVQLPRLSHLAAALHTLPSGIGNLKLLRTLNGFMLTRCSLEDIKGLGELTNLRELDIFIGRSVEIDGALVSSIEKLSNLRHLKFRGWVNNDWPLSLSNPPLHIETLRLDNIVTVRIPRWIGDLRYLRHLELYVRKTSTDDIRLLGELRFLVELKFILLHFAANGVVIISTGLFRALEYLYSSFTDQYHELHSAVGDVMAHLRFEVRTMPKLQRLELKLYEEHWDGATPVGMEHLLALQQIEVIFGGHNHNIEVKRRAETAFRDALQAHPNHPSVRIR, from the exons ATGTCTGAAATCGTCAACAACCTCCTCGGCAAAGTCGCCAACCTACTGGGCGACGAGTGCCAGAAGCTCATAGGGGTGGAGGATCATGTGCGGTTCCTCGAGGATGAGCTCAGCACCATGAAAGCTTTCCTGGAGGAGCTGGGGCTGAGGGATGAACTAGATCCCTTGACCAAGAACTGGCGGGACCGTGTCAGGGACATGGCCTACGACATGGAAGATTGCATTGACGACTTCCTTCTCGATGTTGGAAGTACCAATGACAACGCTGGTTTTATCGCGAGGACCACTGAACTTGTCAAGACCCTGTGGGCGCGTCATCAGTTTACAAGCCAGATCCAGGAGCTCAAGGATCGTGCCATCGAAGCGAATCATCGACGCAAAAGGTACAAGCTTGATGATAGCAGCAACTCTACATCTGACCTTGTGGCTGTTGATCCTCGGGTGTCGGCACTCTACAAAGAGGCGGCCAGCCTCGTGGGTATTGATGGCCCAAGGGAAGAGCTCGTCGGGTGGCTGGCGGATGGTGAGCAAGAACTCAAGGTGGTATCTATTGTGGGATTCGGCGGTCTTGGCAAAACTACACTTGCCAAACAGGTGTACGATAACATCGGCCAACAATTCAACTGCAAGGCATTTGTGTCGGTCTCCCAAAGACCCGACATGGCAGGGCTCTTGACTGGGCTAAAATTGAAGCTCGGGGGAAACAAGACTAGTGGCACTCACGAGGTGCAAGACATCATCAGCGAGCTTCGAGAGCATCTCATAGACAAAAG GTACTTTGTTGTAGTCGATGACTTGTGGGATCGACCAACATGGGATATCATTAGTGGTGCTTTTCCAGATAGTGGCAATGGGAGTAGAATAATAGTAACTACACGAGTGGAAGATGTGGCTCGCCTGGCATGTCACAATCGCCAGCAATGCGTTTACAAAATGAAGCCTCTCAATGACCAAGACTCAAAAAGGTTATTCTTTAGTAGAGTGTTTGGGCATGAGGATGTCAATCCATCCCAATATGAAGAAGTTTCAACTGAAATTCTGAAGAGGTGTGGTGGACTGCCACTCGCTGTTACTACAATAGCCGGCATATTAGCTAGTCGTCCAGGAATATTAAGGCAGGATTGGGAGAGCATAAGGAGTTACTTGGGAGTTCAATCTGCCACAGACCTCACCATGAAAGGAATGAGGCATATATTAAACCTTAGCTACATGCATCTTCCTGCTCATCTTCGGGTATGCTCCTTACATCTTGGTATGCATCCAGAGGACCACGAGATCATGAGGGATGATCTTGTTCGACAATGGATAGCTGAAAggcttgtgagtagtttacctgggCTAGATTTGGAGGATGTTGGAAGGAGTTATTTCAATGAGCTTATCAATAGAAGCTTCATTCAGCCTGAACGGACAGTCGCTGGCGATGTGGTTTCTTGCAGAGTGCATGACATGATTCGTGATGTTATTATCAGCAAATGTGAAAAAGAAAATTTCATGAGTGTGGTATACAATTctgaagacatggcaagattgcataaatGCAAGCTCAAGGTTCGCCGATTGTTTCTGAGCTCTAGTTCTAATGATACAGTATCAAGGACCACTGCTACTAGTCTGTCGAAGGTTAGATCGATTGTGTCATTCGGAGAGTCCAAGTATTTGTTATCTAGATATCTCCGGGTGCTGTTCATTGAAAACTGGAAGATACACACAGTCGATCTCAGTGATATCAGCGGATTGTTTCATCTGCGGTATTTGAAGGTTAAAGCAAAAGGCATAAAGCTTCCGTCTGAATTGAAAGGACTAGTGCATTTGGAGACACTGGAACTGACTGACGGTTCAATTCCGTCAGATGTAGTTCAGTTGCCCCGTTTGTCCCATCTGGCTGCTGCATTGCATACGCTGCCTAGTGGGATCGGGAACTTGAAATTATTGCGAACTCTGAATGGGTTTATGTTGACACGTTGCTCGTTGGAGGATATCAAGGGCCTGGGCGAGCTAACCAATTTGCGGGAGCTTGATATCTTCATAGGAAGGTCAGTTGAAATTGATGGTGCTTTGGTCTCCTCCATTGAAAAGCTTAGTAACCTGAGACATCTCAAGTTTCGAGGGTGGGTTAATAATGACTGGCCGTTATCATTATCCAATCCTCCCCTCCACATAGAGACACTTCGACTGGACAATATCGTGACCGTCAGAATTCCAAGGTGGATTGGTGATCTCCGTTATCTCCGTCACCTGGAGCTATATGTTAGGAAGACATCGACTGATGACATTCGCCTTCTTGGAGAGCTGCGCTTCCTAGTGGAACTCAAATTCATTTTGTTACATTTCGCTGCAAATGGAGTTGTCATAATCAGCACAGGATTATTTCGAGCTCTGGAGTACTTGTACTCAAGCTTTACAGACCAATATCATGAGTTACACTCTGCAGTAGGCGATGTTATGGCACACCTGCGCTTTGAGGTCAGGACAATGCCCAAGCTACAAAGGCTGGAGCTAAAATTATACGAGGAGCACTGGGACGGCGCTACCCCAGTCGGCATGGAGCACCTGTTAGCTCTCCAGCAAATCGAGGTGATATTCGGCGGCCACAATCATAATATTGAAGTGAAGCGTCGTGCCGAGACTGCGTTCAGGGACGCCTTGCAGGCGCACCCGAACCATCCTTCCGTTCGCATCAGGTAG